A section of the Clostridium omnivorum genome encodes:
- a CDS encoding inorganic phosphate transporter, protein MSITLNSFLHQLITNPALLITVILTMGVILVNGWTDAPNAIATCVSTRAISAKKAIIMATIFNFLGVLVMTMLNATVAQTIFNMVDFGGNSKDPIIALCAALFGIVLWATAAWWFGIPTSESHALIAGISGAAIALQGGISGINGHEWIKVIYGLLMSTIMGLCFGFIVVRIIQVIFKRIDKRKSRPFFQYAQVAGGAAMAFMHGAQDGQKFMGVFMLGIFLANGQTNVTNFTIPIWLMVLCSLVMAFGTSIGGYRIIKTVGMDMVKLETYQGFSADLAGAFCLLVSSIFGIPVSTTHTKTTAIMGVGASKRLSAVNWGIVKEMVLAWVLTFPGCGIVGFLMAYLFVKVF, encoded by the coding sequence ATGAGCATTACTTTAAATAGTTTTTTACATCAGCTAATTACAAACCCCGCATTACTAATAACAGTAATACTAACCATGGGTGTTATATTAGTTAATGGCTGGACTGATGCTCCTAATGCAATTGCAACTTGTGTTTCTACAAGAGCTATTAGTGCTAAAAAAGCCATAATAATGGCTACTATTTTTAATTTCCTTGGGGTATTGGTTATGACTATGCTAAATGCAACAGTTGCACAAACCATATTTAATATGGTCGATTTTGGGGGGAATTCTAAAGACCCAATAATTGCTCTGTGTGCTGCTTTGTTTGGTATAGTGCTGTGGGCTACAGCAGCTTGGTGGTTTGGTATTCCTACCAGCGAGAGCCATGCATTGATTGCAGGAATTTCTGGAGCTGCAATAGCATTACAAGGAGGTATTTCAGGAATCAATGGACATGAATGGATAAAAGTAATTTATGGACTGCTTATGTCAACTATTATGGGTCTATGTTTTGGATTTATTGTAGTTCGTATAATACAGGTTATCTTTAAACGTATAGATAAGAGGAAGAGCAGACCCTTCTTTCAGTATGCTCAAGTTGCTGGTGGTGCAGCAATGGCCTTTATGCATGGAGCACAAGATGGACAAAAGTTTATGGGTGTATTTATGCTTGGAATTTTCCTTGCAAATGGACAAACTAACGTAACTAATTTTACAATTCCAATATGGCTTATGGTGCTTTGTTCCTTAGTGATGGCATTTGGTACTTCTATTGGAGGTTACCGTATTATTAAAACAGTAGGAATGGATATGGTTAAACTAGAAACCTATCAAGGGTTTTCAGCAGATTTAGCTGGGGCATTTTGTTTATTAGTTTCTTCTATATTCGGAATTCCTGTAAGTACTACACATACTAAAACAACTGCAATTATGGGGGTTGGAGCTTCAAAAAGACTTTCTGCTGTTAATTGGGGTATAGTAAAAGAAATGGTTTTAGCTTGGGTATTAACATTCCCAGGGTGTGGTATTGTTGGATTTTTAATGGCCTACTTATTTGTTAAAGTATTCTAA
- a CDS encoding GNAT family N-acetyltransferase yields MTNIEISRPRIEDTELINDFFQIVLRDTFRKNDILDLVDTMLEEFKDKRRCLNQDIESNGKNRFFLIAKEGDKIVGSIEYGPSNDLIHSCTNGELKDIPEIGTVFVHPDYQKQGIGSRMLNLIFIEMKKNGIKEFCFDSGYKSAQKIWTKKFGKPEYHLKDYWAEGSDHMIWRIKVEDVIE; encoded by the coding sequence ATGACTAATATAGAAATTAGCAGACCTAGAATTGAGGATACTGAATTAATTAATGATTTTTTCCAAATTGTACTTAGAGATACATTTAGAAAAAATGATATTTTAGATTTAGTTGATACAATGCTAGAAGAATTTAAGGATAAGAGAAGATGCTTAAATCAAGATATAGAAAGTAATGGGAAGAATAGATTTTTTCTAATCGCTAAAGAAGGCGATAAGATAGTTGGATCAATTGAGTATGGGCCTTCAAATGATTTAATCCATTCATGTACAAATGGAGAGTTAAAGGATATCCCTGAAATAGGAACTGTGTTTGTGCACCCTGACTATCAAAAGCAAGGTATCGGAAGTAGGATGCTTAATCTTATATTCATTGAAATGAAAAAAAACGGAATAAAAGAGTTTTGCTTTGATAGTGGTTATAAAAGTGCACAAAAGATATGGACTAAAAAGTTTGGGAAGCCAGAGTACCATTTAAAAGATTACTGGGCAGAAGGTTCTGACCACATGATATGGAGAATAAAAGTCGAGGATGTAATAGAGTAA
- a CDS encoding DUF47 domain-containing protein has protein sequence MKNNKDFSYFKAFVELSNFSVKAAEFLNSTLKDFNVDTIEAKVKEMHSIEHSADDERHEIMNRLVKEFLPPIEREDIISLADNIDTVIDSIEDVLIVIEMYDVQAIRPEIFKFTELIIKCCNSLNSALKEFENFKKSKTLHDAIIEVNRLEEDGDQLYISSMRSLFKNTKDPIDLMVYKEIYHLLEKCCDSCEDVANDIENIVMKNS, from the coding sequence ATGAAGAATAATAAAGATTTTAGTTATTTTAAGGCATTCGTTGAGTTATCAAATTTTTCAGTAAAAGCTGCTGAATTTTTGAATTCTACATTAAAAGATTTTAATGTAGATACTATAGAAGCAAAAGTAAAAGAAATGCATTCAATTGAACATTCTGCCGATGATGAAAGACATGAAATAATGAATAGATTGGTGAAAGAATTCTTACCTCCAATAGAAAGAGAAGATATAATAAGCCTAGCTGATAATATAGATACTGTAATAGATTCAATAGAAGATGTTTTAATAGTTATAGAGATGTATGATGTACAAGCTATTAGACCAGAGATATTTAAATTTACTGAATTGATTATAAAATGCTGTAATTCGTTAAATTCAGCATTAAAGGAATTTGAGAATTTTAAAAAGTCAAAAACTCTTCATGATGCAATCATAGAAGTGAACCGTTTAGAGGAAGATGGAGACCAGCTTTATATAAGCAGTATGCGAAGTCTTTTCAAAAATACAAAAGATCCAATAGATTTAATGGTTTATAAAGAAATATACCATCTATTAGAAAAGTGTTGTGACAGCTGTGAAGACGTAGCAAATGATATTGAAAATATTGTTATGAAAAATTCTTAA
- the tyrS gene encoding tyrosine--tRNA ligase, with the protein MKSVEEQIKIITKGAAELINQEDLEKKLTYSIKENRPLIIKLGLDPTAPDIHLGHAVVLRKIKQLQDLGHKAVIIIGDFTGAIGDPTGKSKTRKQLTREQVLENAKTYERQIFKILDISKTEVRFNSEWLAKLNFKEVIELASKYTVARMLEREDFKNRFNQNLSIGIHEFFYPLMQAYDSVSINADIELGGTDQRFNILMGRTLQKDYGEESQVALFMPLLEGLDGKEKMSKSLGNYISINEGAREMYVKAMQIPDELIGKYFDLTTDMHPDEINVIKKDLEDNKVNPRDIKMQLAKEITILYNGKEAAIDAEEYFKSLFQKNIIPEDIPEIKAQNEAKLIDVIVGAKLLSSNSEVKRLAAQGGIKINGEKTIDINEVKLKHRDVIQVGKKKIVRIIFDA; encoded by the coding sequence ATGAAAAGTGTAGAAGAACAGATTAAAATTATTACAAAAGGCGCTGCTGAGTTAATTAACCAAGAAGATTTGGAGAAAAAACTTACTTATTCTATAAAAGAAAATAGACCACTTATAATTAAACTGGGACTTGATCCTACAGCTCCAGACATACATCTAGGGCATGCTGTGGTACTAAGAAAAATAAAACAGCTTCAGGATTTAGGTCATAAGGCTGTAATAATCATTGGTGATTTTACAGGTGCAATAGGTGATCCTACCGGAAAATCAAAAACAAGAAAACAGCTAACTAGGGAACAGGTTCTTGAAAATGCAAAAACCTATGAGAGACAAATATTTAAGATACTAGATATTAGTAAAACTGAAGTAAGATTCAATAGTGAATGGCTTGCTAAGCTTAATTTCAAAGAGGTTATTGAGCTGGCATCAAAATATACTGTAGCAAGAATGCTGGAAAGGGAAGATTTCAAGAATAGGTTTAATCAAAATTTAAGTATTGGAATTCATGAATTTTTCTATCCTTTAATGCAAGCATATGATTCAGTATCAATTAATGCAGATATAGAGCTTGGAGGTACAGACCAAAGGTTTAACATACTTATGGGAAGAACCTTACAAAAGGATTATGGTGAGGAAAGTCAAGTGGCTCTATTTATGCCTTTACTAGAGGGATTAGACGGTAAAGAAAAAATGAGCAAGAGTCTAGGAAACTACATCAGCATTAATGAGGGTGCTAGGGAAATGTATGTTAAAGCTATGCAAATTCCGGATGAACTCATAGGAAAATATTTTGATCTTACAACTGATATGCATCCAGATGAGATAAATGTTATAAAGAAGGACTTAGAAGATAATAAGGTAAACCCAAGAGACATAAAAATGCAATTAGCAAAGGAGATAACAATTCTTTACAATGGGAAAGAAGCGGCCATAGATGCAGAAGAGTACTTTAAGAGTCTATTTCAAAAGAATATAATACCAGAAGATATACCTGAAATAAAAGCACAAAATGAAGCAAAGCTAATAGATGTGATAGTAGGGGCGAAACTTCTTTCTTCAAATAGTGAAGTTAAAAGACTTGCAGCTCAAGGTGGAATTAAAATAAATGGAGAAAAAACAATTGACATAAATGAAGTCAAGCTTAAACACAGAGATGTTATTCAAGTAGGTAAGAAAAAAATAGTAAGGATAATTTTTGATGCATAA
- the hisS gene encoding histidine--tRNA ligase, whose amino-acid sequence MSKQIVKPSTLPGFLEFLPGDQVIFNRMMDTIRKTYEKYGFIPVDTPTIEKSEVLLAKGGGDTEKQIYRFNKGDSDLSLRFDLTVPLARYVAQHMSELTFPFRRYQIGKVFRGERNQKGRFREFYQCDIDIIGNGKLSVINDAEIPSIIYSTFTALGFDSFTIHINNRKVLNGFFDSLAVENKVEVLRIIDKLDKIGMDAVKSELKEVGLKDEAIEKIEQFINIQGSNDDILASLEKLGIENEEFAAGLDELSKVVSYIRQFGVPEKNFAIDLKIARGLDYYTGTVYETILNDYPGIGSVCSGGRYDNLAEYYTTQKLPGVGISIGLSRLFYQLKEAGFFKEEIAATLTKVLVVPMDENTAYSIGVANKLRQSDVASEVYLEGGKLQKKLNYANKLGIPYVILIGSDEIETNELTLKDMKVGEQFKLSVDEIINKVK is encoded by the coding sequence ATGAGTAAACAAATAGTAAAGCCTTCTACCTTGCCAGGATTCTTAGAGTTCCTTCCAGGGGATCAGGTTATATTTAATAGGATGATGGACACAATTAGAAAGACTTATGAAAAATATGGTTTTATACCAGTGGATACACCAACTATAGAAAAGTCAGAAGTACTTTTGGCTAAAGGTGGTGGGGATACTGAAAAGCAAATTTATAGATTTAATAAAGGAGATAGTGATTTATCACTTAGATTTGACTTAACGGTACCACTTGCAAGATATGTAGCTCAGCATATGTCAGAGCTTACTTTTCCATTTAGAAGATATCAAATTGGAAAGGTATTTAGAGGCGAGAGAAATCAAAAAGGAAGATTTAGAGAATTCTATCAATGTGATATAGATATTATAGGAAATGGCAAATTGAGCGTTATAAATGATGCTGAAATTCCAAGTATAATATATTCTACTTTTACTGCTCTGGGCTTTGATTCTTTTACTATTCATATAAATAATAGAAAAGTATTAAATGGATTTTTTGATTCATTAGCTGTAGAAAACAAGGTAGAAGTTCTTAGAATAATTGATAAGCTTGACAAAATTGGAATGGATGCAGTAAAGAGTGAGCTTAAGGAAGTTGGGCTTAAAGATGAAGCTATTGAAAAGATTGAGCAATTTATAAATATTCAAGGTAGTAATGATGATATCTTAGCCTCCCTTGAAAAGTTAGGCATAGAAAATGAGGAATTTGCTGCAGGGCTTGATGAACTTTCCAAAGTTGTATCTTACATAAGACAATTTGGGGTGCCAGAAAAGAATTTTGCTATAGACCTAAAGATAGCTAGAGGTCTTGACTATTATACTGGAACAGTTTACGAAACTATTTTAAATGATTATCCTGGAATAGGTTCAGTATGTTCAGGGGGAAGATATGATAATCTAGCAGAATATTATACTACTCAAAAGCTTCCAGGAGTAGGTATATCAATAGGTTTAAGCAGATTATTCTATCAACTAAAAGAAGCTGGCTTCTTCAAAGAAGAAATAGCAGCAACCCTAACAAAGGTGTTAGTTGTTCCAATGGATGAAAATACTGCATATTCCATAGGTGTTGCGAATAAACTTAGACAAAGCGATGTTGCTTCTGAGGTTTATCTTGAAGGTGGAAAGCTTCAAAAGAAACTGAACTATGCGAATAAACTTGGAATACCATATGTTATATTAATAGGCAGTGATGAAATTGAAACAAATGAACTTACTCTTAAGGACATGAAAGTTGGAGAGCAATTCAAGCTGTCTGTTGATGAGATAATAAATAAAGTTAAATAA
- the abc-f gene encoding ribosomal protection-like ABC-F family protein, whose translation MIELALNGVAKYFGATQVLKNITFEVQTSEKVGLVGRNGSGKSTILKLIAGIEKPDSGSVMIKKGCVVGYLAQIPSYPDSYTVNDVLNSAFEKVKVIEKQMKDLELIMKSLTANELDRALKQYSELQQHYEIMGGYDREEKLSKVCIGLKFSEALINQHFNILSGGEKTSVVLGRMLLESPGLLILDEPTNHLDVDAVEWLEEYLKQYNGMVLVVSHDRYFLDRVVTKIVEVEDMESETYIGNYSSFVKTKDQNLMLQFEAFQDQQKKIKAMEKAIKDLRDWAIRADNNKFFRRAASMQKRLDKMEKIDKPMLEKQNMKLTVNQTQRSGEEAVKIINLVKSFDKKCLIKNGELLIRYGERAALIGANGSGKSTLLKILLGEESADTGEALFGANVRAAYLPQQITFENEEATVLECFRDGITISEGKAREYLAKYLFFSESVFKKVKSLSGGEKSRLKLSKLLFEDVNLLILDEPTNHLDIDSIETLEETLLDFEGTILFISHDRYFINRLCSYIVCLENKNLVKYLGNYEYYREKKLASLKESEVQKNKAKKEKPHRIKVEDEEKKKEKLRLKLEEQIAEFEEEIAKLDLKMNSQGTDYILIQKCFEEKQSIQSKLDEVMEQWMNIY comes from the coding sequence ATGATAGAATTAGCGTTAAATGGAGTAGCAAAATATTTTGGTGCTACGCAGGTATTAAAAAACATTACTTTTGAGGTTCAAACCTCTGAAAAGGTTGGGCTTGTAGGTAGAAATGGCAGTGGGAAAAGCACAATTTTAAAGCTCATAGCAGGTATTGAAAAGCCGGACAGTGGAAGTGTTATGATAAAAAAAGGTTGTGTTGTAGGTTATCTAGCACAGATACCAAGCTATCCTGACAGTTACACTGTAAATGATGTATTGAATTCTGCTTTTGAAAAGGTAAAAGTAATTGAAAAGCAGATGAAAGACTTGGAATTAATAATGAAAAGTCTAACAGCAAATGAGCTAGATAGAGCACTAAAGCAATATAGCGAGCTACAGCAGCACTATGAAATTATGGGAGGCTATGATAGAGAAGAAAAACTTAGTAAGGTGTGTATCGGGCTTAAATTCAGTGAAGCTTTAATAAACCAGCATTTTAATATACTTAGCGGTGGAGAAAAAACCTCAGTTGTGCTTGGAAGGATGCTGCTGGAAAGCCCAGGGCTGCTTATATTAGACGAACCAACAAACCATTTAGATGTGGATGCAGTGGAATGGTTAGAGGAATATTTGAAGCAGTACAATGGAATGGTACTTGTAGTATCACATGACAGGTATTTTTTAGATAGAGTAGTTACAAAAATAGTAGAAGTTGAAGATATGGAAAGTGAGACTTATATAGGCAACTACAGCTCTTTTGTTAAAACTAAGGATCAAAATCTTATGCTTCAATTTGAAGCCTTTCAAGATCAACAAAAGAAAATAAAAGCAATGGAAAAAGCAATCAAAGATTTGAGAGACTGGGCCATAAGAGCGGATAATAATAAATTTTTTAGAAGAGCTGCTAGTATGCAGAAGAGATTAGACAAGATGGAGAAGATAGATAAGCCTATGCTGGAAAAGCAAAACATGAAACTAACCGTAAATCAAACTCAGCGTTCCGGTGAAGAAGCTGTTAAAATAATAAACTTAGTAAAGTCTTTTGATAAAAAATGTTTAATTAAAAATGGAGAATTGCTTATAAGGTATGGAGAGAGAGCTGCCTTAATTGGAGCCAATGGAAGTGGTAAATCTACATTGCTTAAAATTCTTTTAGGCGAGGAAAGTGCTGATACAGGAGAGGCACTGTTTGGAGCAAATGTGAGAGCAGCCTATCTTCCTCAACAGATTACCTTTGAGAATGAAGAAGCAACAGTGCTGGAGTGTTTTAGAGATGGAATAACTATATCTGAAGGAAAGGCGAGGGAATACCTAGCTAAATATCTATTTTTTAGTGAGAGTGTATTTAAGAAGGTAAAATCTCTATCTGGAGGAGAGAAAAGCCGCTTAAAGCTAAGCAAATTACTATTTGAGGATGTAAACTTATTAATTTTAGATGAGCCAACAAATCATTTAGATATTGATTCTATAGAAACCTTAGAAGAAACTCTTCTAGATTTTGAGGGAACAATACTATTTATTTCTCACGATAGATATTTTATTAATAGACTATGCAGCTATATAGTCTGCTTAGAAAATAAAAACTTGGTGAAATATCTTGGTAATTATGAATATTACCGTGAGAAGAAACTGGCTTCATTAAAAGAAAGCGAAGTTCAAAAGAATAAAGCAAAAAAAGAAAAGCCTCATAGAATTAAAGTTGAGGATGAAGAAAAGAAAAAGGAAAAGCTTAGATTAAAGCTAGAGGAACAGATAGCAGAATTTGAGGAAGAAATAGCAAAGCTAGATTTAAAAATGAACTCACAGGGCACGGACTATATACTTATTCAAAAGTGTTTCGAAGAAAAACAAAGTATCCAATCAAAACTAGATGAAGTAATGGAACAATGGATGAACATATATTAA